One Streptomyces sp. NBC_00223 genomic window carries:
- a CDS encoding LON peptidase substrate-binding domain-containing protein, with protein sequence MVTDRLPLFPLSTALFPGLVLPLNVFEERYRALVRDLLAQPEDGARRFGVVAIRNGQEVSPTGQEGRDTGPLAGLGDDPLDALYGYGCVADTAGIAEREDGGYELVATGIVRFKLLSVDATGEYLTGEVEEMPDVAGSGANALAPEVVRHFRTYQKRLAGARELTLAGQEFPDDPTVLSYLVAAAVVAATPAKQLLLEAADSATRLTAELRLLRQESAVMEKLPSLPAVDLTQHPICAN encoded by the coding sequence ATTGTGACCGATCGCCTTCCGCTCTTCCCGCTCAGTACGGCGCTCTTCCCCGGCCTGGTGCTGCCGCTGAACGTCTTCGAGGAGCGGTATCGCGCCCTCGTCCGCGATCTGCTCGCCCAACCGGAGGACGGGGCACGGCGGTTCGGTGTGGTCGCCATCAGGAACGGACAGGAGGTCTCGCCCACCGGTCAGGAGGGCCGCGACACCGGCCCGCTGGCGGGCCTCGGCGACGACCCGCTCGACGCGCTGTACGGCTACGGGTGCGTCGCGGACACCGCGGGCATCGCCGAGCGCGAGGACGGCGGATACGAGCTGGTCGCGACCGGGATCGTCCGCTTCAAGCTGCTGTCCGTGGACGCCACGGGCGAGTATCTGACCGGCGAGGTCGAGGAGATGCCGGACGTGGCGGGGTCGGGCGCGAACGCGCTGGCCCCCGAGGTCGTACGGCACTTCCGCACGTATCAGAAGCGGCTCGCCGGGGCCCGCGAACTCACCCTGGCCGGGCAGGAGTTCCCGGACGACCCGACGGTGCTCTCCTATCTGGTGGCGGCCGCCGTGGTGGCCGCCACGCCCGCCAAGCAGCTGCTGCTCGAAGCGGCCGACAGCGCGACCCGGCTCACCGCGGAGCTGCGGCTGTTGCGGCAGGAGAGCGCGGTGATGGAGAAGCTGCCGTCGCTCCCGGCGGTGGACCTCACCCAGCACCCCATCTGCGCGAACTGA
- the ybaK gene encoding Cys-tRNA(Pro) deacylase, with protein sequence MAKKARSGGGTPATVALEKAAVPFTVHAYEHDPASELSYGAEAAAALGTAAERVFKTLVAEVDTVLTVAVVPVSATLDLKALASAAGGKRAAMADPAAAERTTGYVRGGISPLGQRKALPTVVDASALGFETVYVSAGKRGLEVELRPADLVRLTSARTAGIARS encoded by the coding sequence ATGGCGAAGAAGGCACGCAGCGGCGGCGGCACCCCGGCCACGGTCGCCCTGGAGAAGGCGGCCGTGCCGTTCACCGTCCACGCGTACGAGCACGACCCGGCGTCCGAGCTGTCGTACGGCGCGGAGGCGGCGGCCGCGCTGGGTACGGCGGCCGAGCGCGTGTTCAAGACGCTGGTGGCCGAGGTGGACACGGTGCTGACCGTGGCGGTAGTACCGGTTTCGGCCACGCTCGACCTCAAGGCGCTCGCGTCGGCGGCGGGCGGCAAACGCGCGGCCATGGCCGATCCGGCGGCCGCGGAACGTACCACCGGCTATGTCCGGGGCGGGATCTCCCCGCTGGGGCAGCGCAAGGCGCTCCCGACGGTCGTGGACGCCTCGGCGCTCGGCTTCGAGACGGTCTACGTGTCCGCGGGGAAGCGGGGGCTTGAGGTGGAGCTGCGGCCGGCCGACCTCGTACGGCTCACGTCGGCGCGGACGGCCGGGATCGCGCGGAGCTGA
- a CDS encoding ABC transporter permease, which translates to MRSAVEAEARTGEGAAVLAPKAKLWASLVAVYRAQLSRARVARVPLLFVATFQSIGIMIMMRGVVDAGDGEAARSVVAGSSVLVVAFVALNLLAQYFGRLRASGGLDHYATLPVPPASVVLGAAAAYASFTVPGTLVTAITGCLLFHLTLTSLWVLLLVIPLAGAALSGLGAALGLLAPRQEIATLLGQLGMSAALLLGVLPASHMPAPIVWARDLLPSTYGVEAFARTLGGDGSTDWAAVLGDLSVCAGVGVISLAVATWAYRRAACR; encoded by the coding sequence GTGAGGAGCGCGGTGGAGGCCGAGGCCAGGACCGGGGAAGGGGCCGCCGTACTGGCGCCCAAGGCGAAGCTGTGGGCCTCGCTCGTCGCCGTCTACCGGGCCCAGCTCTCGCGGGCCCGTGTCGCCCGCGTCCCCCTGCTGTTCGTCGCCACCTTCCAGTCCATCGGCATCATGATCATGATGCGCGGTGTCGTGGACGCGGGCGACGGCGAGGCGGCCCGGTCCGTCGTCGCCGGCTCCAGCGTCCTCGTCGTCGCCTTCGTCGCGCTCAACCTGCTCGCCCAGTACTTCGGCCGGCTGCGGGCCTCCGGCGGCCTCGACCACTACGCCACCCTCCCCGTACCGCCCGCCTCCGTCGTCCTCGGCGCGGCGGCGGCCTACGCGTCCTTCACCGTGCCCGGCACCCTCGTCACGGCGATCACCGGCTGTCTGCTCTTCCACCTCACGCTGACCAGCCTGTGGGTGCTGCTCCTGGTGATCCCGCTGGCCGGTGCCGCGCTGTCCGGGCTGGGCGCGGCCCTGGGGCTGCTCGCCCCCCGGCAGGAGATCGCCACACTGCTCGGCCAGCTCGGCATGTCCGCCGCGCTGCTGCTCGGTGTGCTGCCGGCCTCGCACATGCCCGCGCCCATCGTCTGGGCCCGTGACCTGCTGCCCTCCACCTACGGCGTGGAGGCTTTCGCCCGTACGCTCGGCGGCGACGGGTCCACCGACTGGGCCGCCGTGCTCGGCGATCTGTCGGTGTGCGCGGGGGTCGGTGTGATCTCGCTCGCCGTCGCCACCTGGGCCTACCGCAGGGCCGCCTGCCGGTGA
- a CDS encoding oxidoreductase: MAEPDNDTPPGDWTSAERGMWRAFRGGRTYDLRTRRGDEDDPLEGPAWGSARTVRAQTVAQLLLNGPPAAPGRVSALKLVGVRISGRLTLAGGTVTPYVQLDSCRFDEQLMLPECRAGSMRLVRCLIPRIEAARLQVTGDLHLPQCRIPGGIRLTDAQIGTDLLLNQLTVGQDRHSRAIAADGLTVGQDMDAELVDVTGEFSLRSARIGGRLSLRGANLRNTSGRYALNAARVTVEHTLYLSAGWNALDGAPGDTQPPPGMQTRDFVCEGGLRLDDGRIGNALIVNHARFRLGDDRQVSLRRLRTPELRFTPGNAPNGTVSLAGAQVGRFVDRYGSWPTTGRLDLTGFTYDELAPRGAFPLRDRIAWLRAATPEYSPEPYERLAAALRAGGEDADAREVLLARQRRRRETLPPAGRVWGWLQDVTVGYGYRPGRAAVWMAVLWAVGAVYFSVHGAPAAADDGYRPHWSPALYALDLLLPVIDLGQDNAWREVGISQWVASGLTLLGWMLATTAAAGASRLLRRGS; encoded by the coding sequence ATGGCCGAGCCGGACAATGACACACCGCCGGGGGACTGGACATCGGCCGAGCGGGGGATGTGGCGGGCGTTCCGCGGCGGACGCACCTACGACCTGCGCACGCGCCGGGGTGACGAGGACGATCCGCTGGAGGGTCCCGCGTGGGGCTCCGCGCGCACGGTACGCGCCCAGACCGTCGCCCAGCTGCTGCTCAACGGTCCCCCGGCGGCGCCGGGCCGGGTCAGCGCGCTGAAACTGGTGGGGGTGCGGATCAGCGGCCGGCTGACACTGGCGGGCGGCACGGTCACCCCCTACGTCCAGCTCGACAGCTGCCGCTTCGACGAGCAGCTGATGCTGCCGGAGTGCCGGGCGGGCAGCATGCGGCTGGTGCGCTGTCTGATCCCCCGGATCGAGGCGGCCCGGCTCCAGGTCACCGGCGATCTCCATCTGCCGCAGTGCCGAATACCGGGCGGGATACGGCTGACCGACGCCCAGATCGGCACCGACCTGCTGCTGAACCAGCTCACCGTGGGCCAGGACCGGCACAGCCGGGCGATCGCCGCCGACGGGCTGACCGTCGGCCAGGACATGGACGCCGAACTCGTGGACGTCACCGGCGAGTTCAGCCTGCGCAGCGCCCGAATAGGCGGCCGTCTGAGTCTGCGCGGCGCGAACCTGCGCAACACCTCGGGCCGTTACGCGCTCAACGCGGCTCGGGTCACCGTCGAGCACACCCTCTACCTCAGCGCGGGCTGGAACGCGCTGGACGGCGCCCCGGGCGACACCCAGCCGCCGCCAGGTATGCAGACCAGGGACTTCGTGTGCGAGGGCGGACTGCGGCTGGACGACGGGCGGATCGGCAACGCGCTGATCGTCAACCACGCCCGGTTCCGGCTCGGCGACGACCGGCAGGTGTCGCTGCGCCGGCTGCGCACCCCGGAGCTGCGCTTCACCCCCGGCAACGCGCCCAACGGCACGGTCTCGCTGGCCGGGGCGCAGGTCGGCAGGTTCGTGGACCGGTACGGCAGCTGGCCGACCACCGGCCGGCTGGACCTGACCGGCTTCACCTACGACGAGCTGGCGCCGCGCGGCGCCTTCCCGCTGCGCGACCGGATCGCCTGGCTGCGCGCGGCCACGCCGGAGTACAGCCCGGAGCCGTACGAGCGGCTGGCGGCGGCGCTGCGGGCGGGCGGCGAGGACGCGGACGCCCGTGAGGTGCTGCTTGCCAGGCAGCGGCGGCGGCGCGAGACGCTGCCGCCCGCGGGCCGGGTGTGGGGCTGGCTCCAGGACGTGACCGTCGGGTACGGCTACCGGCCGGGGCGGGCCGCGGTGTGGATGGCGGTGCTGTGGGCGGTCGGCGCGGTGTACTTCTCGGTGCACGGCGCCCCCGCGGCGGCCGACGACGGCTACCGGCCGCACTGGAGTCCGGCGCTGTACGCCCTCGACCTGCTGCTCCCGGTCATCGACCTCGGGCAGGACAACGCGTGGCGGGAGGTCGGGATCAGCCAGTGGGTGGCGTCGGGGCTGACGCTGCTGGGCTGGATGCTGGCGACCACGGCGGCGGCGGGGGCGTCGCGGTTGCTCAGGCGGGGGTCGTAG
- the hisD gene encoding histidinol dehydrogenase, whose product MISRIDLRGAAFPEGGIDRDLLPRAEFDVEAALETVRPICEDVRHRGTAAVIEYGERFDGVRLERLRVPVQALTDALAGLDPEVRAALEESVRRARLVHREQRRTDVTTEVVPGGTVTERWVPVERVGLYVPGGLAVYPSSVVMNVVPAQEAGVEGIAVASPPQKDSGGLPHPTILAACALLGVDEVYAAGGAQAVAMFAYGTEECRPVSLVTGPGNIYVAAAKRLLKGRIGIDAEAGPTEIAILADATAEPGYVAADLISQAEHDPLAAAVLVTTSAELADAVDKELDVQVAAARHRERITAALSGRQSATVLVDTLDQGLAVVDAYAAEHLEIQTQDAAAVAARVRNAGAIFVGPHAPVSLGDYCAGSNHVLPTGGCACHSSGLSVQSFLRGIHVVDYSRDALAEVAHHVVTLANAEDLPAHGAAVTARFGGRR is encoded by the coding sequence GTGATCTCCCGAATCGATCTGCGCGGTGCCGCCTTCCCCGAGGGCGGCATCGACCGCGACCTGCTGCCCCGGGCCGAGTTCGACGTGGAGGCCGCGCTGGAGACAGTGCGGCCGATCTGCGAGGACGTGCGCCATCGCGGCACGGCGGCGGTGATCGAGTACGGGGAGCGGTTCGACGGGGTGCGGCTCGAACGGCTGCGGGTCCCGGTCCAGGCCCTCACGGACGCCCTGGCGGGGCTCGACCCCGAGGTCAGGGCCGCCCTGGAGGAGTCCGTCAGGCGGGCCCGGCTGGTCCACCGCGAGCAGCGCCGCACCGACGTCACCACCGAGGTCGTCCCCGGCGGCACCGTCACCGAGCGCTGGGTCCCGGTCGAGCGGGTCGGGCTGTACGTGCCCGGCGGCCTCGCCGTCTATCCGTCCTCCGTGGTGATGAACGTGGTGCCCGCCCAGGAGGCCGGCGTCGAGGGCATCGCCGTCGCGTCGCCCCCGCAGAAGGACAGCGGCGGGCTGCCCCACCCCACCATCCTGGCCGCCTGCGCCCTGCTCGGCGTGGACGAGGTGTACGCCGCCGGCGGTGCCCAGGCCGTCGCGATGTTCGCCTACGGCACCGAGGAGTGCCGCCCGGTCAGCCTGGTCACCGGCCCCGGCAACATCTACGTGGCCGCCGCCAAGCGCCTGCTCAAGGGCCGGATCGGCATCGACGCCGAGGCCGGGCCGACCGAGATCGCGATCCTCGCCGACGCCACCGCCGAGCCCGGCTATGTTGCCGCCGACCTGATCAGCCAGGCCGAGCACGACCCGCTGGCCGCCGCCGTGCTGGTCACCACCTCCGCCGAGCTGGCCGACGCGGTCGACAAGGAACTGGACGTCCAGGTCGCCGCCGCCCGGCACCGCGAGCGGATCACCGCCGCCCTGTCCGGCCGCCAATCCGCGACCGTGCTGGTCGACACCCTCGACCAGGGCCTCGCGGTCGTCGACGCCTACGCCGCCGAGCACCTGGAGATCCAGACCCAGGACGCGGCCGCCGTCGCCGCCCGGGTGCGCAACGCGGGCGCGATCTTCGTCGGCCCGCACGCGCCGGTCTCGCTCGGCGACTACTGCGCCGGGTCCAACCACGTCCTGCCCACCGGCGGCTGCGCCTGCCACTCCTCGGGCCTGTCGGTGCAGTCCTTCCTGCGCGGCATCCACGTGGTGGACTACTCCCGCGACGCGCTCGCCGAGGTCGCCCACCATGTGGTGACGCTGGCGAACGCCGAGGACCTGCCCGCGCACGGCGCCGCCGTGACCGCCCGATTCGGAGGCCGGCGATGA